The Planococcus donghaensis genome contains a region encoding:
- a CDS encoding aminoglycoside N(3)-acetyltransferase, producing the protein MSELLNILNTPEFQSKTTLKHQLQKLGIVAGDRIMVHSSLKSMGWIAGGAQAVVEALLETITEAGTIIMPAQSSDNSDPVYWMQPPVPENWHQSIRDHLPAFDPHLSGLRGMGKIAECFHRHPATIRSPHPSHSFMAWGAHAKDWMSEQPIDDSFGEKSPLAKMLQAKVKILLIGVDFDSCTALHYAEFVQENRSTSPQGAAMIQDGERVWQTYDCIDMDSERFPEIAKAFPGVISKGVLGQAETQIVDMKEIVEFGIDWIKEHPTT; encoded by the coding sequence ATGTCAGAGTTATTGAATATTTTAAACACCCCTGAATTCCAGTCCAAAACAACCTTAAAACATCAGCTTCAAAAGCTTGGCATCGTGGCCGGGGACCGAATAATGGTTCATTCATCATTAAAATCTATGGGATGGATCGCTGGAGGGGCTCAAGCGGTCGTTGAAGCCTTACTAGAAACTATTACAGAAGCAGGCACTATCATTATGCCCGCTCAGTCTTCGGACAACTCAGACCCTGTTTACTGGATGCAGCCACCGGTTCCTGAAAATTGGCATCAATCGATTCGCGACCACCTTCCTGCATTTGATCCTCACTTAAGCGGACTACGGGGTATGGGCAAAATTGCCGAATGCTTTCATCGCCACCCAGCGACCATTCGAAGCCCCCATCCTTCTCACTCATTTATGGCGTGGGGGGCCCATGCCAAAGACTGGATGAGTGAACAGCCGATTGACGATTCTTTTGGAGAAAAATCACCCTTGGCAAAAATGCTACAAGCCAAAGTCAAAATTCTTTTAATTGGGGTCGATTTCGATTCATGTACAGCTCTTCACTATGCCGAATTTGTTCAAGAAAATCGTTCCACTTCACCACAAGGTGCCGCTATGATACAGGATGGAGAACGAGTTTGGCAAACATATGACTGTATCGATATGGATTCAGAGCGCTTTCCAGAAATCGCCAAAGCTTTTCCAGGTGTTATTTCTAAAGGCGTATTGGGGCAAGCCGAAACGCAAATCGTTGATATGAAAGAGATTGTCGAATTTGGAATCGACTGGATTAAGGAACATCCTACAACATAA
- a CDS encoding acyl-CoA thioesterase produces MEAKPMKESRTIQTKLVLPPDTNHMDSIFGGKVLAYIDEIAGITAMKHARRQVVVTASIDSVDFLSSAKVGDVLELEANVTSTGRTSMEVYVRVKSKNLQTGDEKLTTESFLTMVAMGDDGKPTPVPPVLPESVGEKLFFETAPARREYRKLRVKPPRP; encoded by the coding sequence ATGGAAGCAAAACCGATGAAAGAATCAAGAACCATTCAAACCAAGCTTGTTCTTCCTCCTGATACCAATCACATGGATTCTATTTTTGGGGGGAAAGTTTTAGCATACATCGATGAAATCGCAGGAATTACGGCAATGAAGCACGCACGTCGTCAAGTTGTTGTAACAGCATCTATTGATTCGGTTGATTTTTTATCTTCAGCTAAAGTTGGAGATGTATTAGAACTTGAGGCGAATGTTACTTCAACAGGCCGAACTTCGATGGAAGTTTACGTCCGAGTAAAATCAAAGAACCTTCAAACAGGTGATGAAAAGTTAACGACAGAATCATTCTTGACGATGGTTGCAATGGGAGACGATGGCAAACCAACCCCTGTTCCTCCTGTTTTGCCGGAATCGGTAGGCGAAAAACTCTTTTTTGAAACAGCACCTGCAAGACGGGAATACCGAAAATTGCGCGTGAAGCCACCTAGACCATAA
- a CDS encoding methionine ABC transporter permease translates to MDIEWGRIIELWPEIQTAFFQTLMMIGISLSVSLIIGLPLGILLFITDRGLFLENRPVNSVLGFIVNIVRSIPFIILLVALIPLTKLITGTTIGPVAASVSLSVAAIPFFARIVENSLREIDKGVIEAAIAVGATPWMIIKDVLLPEAKASIVQGITLTIISLVAYSAMAGVVGGGGIGDLAIRFGYYRYDNTIMIVTVVILIVLVQLIQQAGDYTAKAIDKR, encoded by the coding sequence GTGGACATTGAATGGGGACGAATTATTGAGTTGTGGCCAGAAATCCAAACTGCATTTTTCCAAACGTTAATGATGATCGGCATCTCATTATCGGTGTCACTGATTATAGGATTGCCACTCGGAATTTTGCTATTTATAACAGATCGTGGCTTGTTTCTTGAAAATCGACCAGTCAACTCAGTGCTTGGCTTTATTGTAAATATTGTACGCTCTATTCCATTTATCATTTTGTTAGTAGCACTTATTCCTTTGACGAAACTTATCACAGGGACAACAATCGGTCCGGTTGCGGCCAGTGTTTCTTTATCGGTTGCAGCCATTCCCTTTTTCGCGCGAATTGTAGAAAATTCACTTCGTGAAATTGATAAAGGGGTAATTGAAGCAGCTATTGCAGTAGGAGCCACACCATGGATGATTATTAAAGACGTTCTACTCCCTGAAGCAAAGGCGAGCATCGTCCAAGGAATTACATTAACGATTATTAGCTTAGTTGCTTATTCAGCTATGGCTGGTGTTGTGGGTGGCGGAGGCATAGGAGATTTGGCCATTCGCTTTGGTTATTATCGATACGACAACACCATCATGATTGTCACAGTCGTAATTTTAATTGTGTTGGTTCAATTGATTCAACAAGCAGGAGACTATACAGCGAAAGCGATAGATAAACGATAA
- the lepB gene encoding signal peptidase I produces the protein MYKDPVKESISWMRVIILTVLIVLLSRHFLFEPVAVHGESMMPTFEENDKVVLAKIYSIENFDMIVFTAPNGVNFIKRVIGVPGDVISMQDDQLYLNGKAVTEPYLEKNLKTAKQMGMLRLTEDLKEFTVPSESYFVLGDNRLNSTDSRVLGFISEKSVVGEVKVRISPLEHVGVVE, from the coding sequence GTGTATAAAGATCCTGTAAAAGAATCTATATCTTGGATGCGAGTCATCATTTTGACTGTACTAATTGTCTTACTATCAAGGCATTTTCTGTTTGAACCAGTAGCCGTCCACGGGGAATCGATGATGCCTACGTTTGAAGAAAATGATAAAGTCGTGCTAGCGAAAATTTACTCAATCGAAAATTTCGACATGATTGTTTTTACTGCGCCAAATGGCGTAAATTTTATTAAACGGGTAATTGGAGTGCCGGGTGATGTTATTTCCATGCAAGATGATCAACTTTATTTGAATGGAAAAGCAGTAACTGAGCCCTATTTAGAAAAAAATTTAAAAACGGCAAAACAAATGGGCATGTTGCGATTAACCGAGGATTTGAAAGAATTTACTGTGCCGTCGGAATCTTATTTTGTGTTAGGAGATAATCGATTGAACAGTACTGATTCCCGAGTTTTAGGGTTTATTTCAGAAAAGAGTGTTGTGGGAGAAGTGAAAGTGCGAATTTCACCACTCGAACATGTGGGGGTTGTCGAATAA
- a CDS encoding methionine ABC transporter ATP-binding protein, translated as MIQIKNLTKTYTTKHGTVTGVDNVSLEVGKGEIFGIVGYSGAGKSSLIRCINLLERPTSGSIVVDKKDLTTLSGDQLRKARLKIGMIFQHFYLISQKTVYDNIAFALRAAGTPSKEIKNRVEELLEMVGLADKRDVYPAQLSGGQKQRVGIARALANNPAVLLCDEATSALDPNTTLSILRLLKEINQILNITIVLITHEMNVVKEICDRMAIMQGGRVIEEGRVYDIFADPQKELTKEFISSVVSFNVPVHILKEFKGTLVKVLFKGGVAGEGVISDMLQSFSVKGNFLHGAIEYIQERPLGIFVMELKGAEIEVMEALRYLENRSAIVEVISSGH; from the coding sequence ATGATACAGATTAAGAATTTGACAAAAACTTATACAACAAAGCATGGTACCGTCACCGGAGTGGACAATGTCTCACTTGAAGTTGGGAAAGGAGAGATTTTCGGAATTGTTGGTTATTCAGGAGCCGGAAAAAGTTCTCTGATTCGCTGCATCAACTTACTTGAACGACCAACTTCAGGCAGTATCGTAGTCGATAAAAAAGATTTGACTACGCTAAGTGGCGATCAATTGAGAAAAGCGCGATTAAAAATCGGCATGATTTTTCAACATTTTTATTTGATTAGTCAAAAGACGGTGTATGACAATATCGCTTTTGCACTTCGAGCGGCTGGTACGCCTTCTAAAGAGATTAAAAATCGTGTAGAAGAACTGCTTGAAATGGTCGGCTTGGCTGATAAACGGGATGTCTATCCTGCACAGTTGAGTGGTGGTCAAAAACAACGCGTCGGCATAGCGCGAGCGTTGGCCAACAATCCCGCGGTGCTGCTATGTGACGAAGCAACTTCAGCACTCGATCCTAATACGACTTTATCAATTTTGCGGTTATTAAAAGAGATCAATCAAATATTGAACATTACGATTGTGTTAATCACTCACGAGATGAATGTCGTAAAAGAAATTTGTGATCGCATGGCCATCATGCAAGGGGGGCGTGTGATTGAAGAAGGACGAGTATACGATATTTTTGCGGATCCTCAAAAAGAACTAACAAAGGAATTTATCTCTAGTGTCGTATCCTTTAATGTGCCAGTACATATTTTAAAAGAGTTTAAAGGAACCTTAGTAAAAGTATTATTTAAAGGTGGCGTAGCCGGTGAAGGCGTCATTTCCGACATGCTCCAGAGCTTTTCAGTAAAAGGTAACTTTTTACATGGAGCCATCGAGTATATTCAAGAGCGACCACTTGGTATCTTTGTTATGGAGTTAAAAGGCGCTGAAATAGAAGTTATGGAGGCTTTGAGATACTTAGAAAATAGGTCAGCAATTGTGGAGGTGATATCGAGTGGACATTGA
- a CDS encoding MetQ/NlpA family ABC transporter substrate-binding protein — translation MKKLGLLVAASALALAACGSEENEATSGEPSKDIKLGATAGPYSDMLKQAIVPGLEEKGYTVELVEFSDYIQPNIALDGGDIDANLFQHTIYLENFEKENNMDLSGLIVVPTAPMGIYSNQFDTLEDIEDGATIAIPNDPVNAARALQILEDQGLVEVDPEVDDLKISERDVITNKKNLVFQPIEAGQLPRAVEGSDLSAVPGNFALAAEMDLLDALALENMPDQYRNLVAVKAENEDSELANDLIEIVESEEFEKVIDENFEGFGKPQWMTEQ, via the coding sequence ATGAAAAAATTAGGATTACTCGTAGCAGCAAGTGCATTAGCTTTAGCGGCATGTGGCAGTGAAGAAAACGAAGCAACATCAGGAGAGCCTTCAAAAGACATTAAATTAGGAGCTACGGCAGGGCCTTATAGCGATATGCTTAAACAAGCCATTGTCCCAGGTCTTGAAGAAAAAGGATATACAGTTGAACTGGTAGAATTTAGTGATTATATACAACCCAATATTGCGCTTGATGGTGGCGATATTGATGCCAACCTATTCCAGCACACCATTTACTTGGAGAACTTTGAAAAAGAAAACAATATGGACTTGTCTGGCTTAATCGTTGTGCCAACAGCACCAATGGGTATTTACTCTAATCAATTTGATACATTAGAGGACATTGAAGATGGCGCAACCATCGCAATTCCTAATGACCCTGTTAATGCGGCTCGTGCTTTGCAGATTCTTGAAGATCAAGGTCTCGTTGAAGTGGATCCAGAAGTAGATGACTTAAAAATTTCAGAAAGAGATGTTATTACGAACAAAAAGAACCTAGTATTCCAGCCAATCGAAGCTGGTCAATTGCCACGTGCAGTTGAAGGATCTGATTTATCCGCTGTTCCTGGAAACTTTGCATTAGCAGCTGAAATGGATCTTTTGGATGCATTGGCACTTGAAAACATGCCAGATCAGTACCGTAATTTAGTGGCGGTTAAAGCAGAAAATGAAGATAGTGAATTGGCTAATGATTTAATAGAAATTGTGGAATCGGAAGAATTCGAAAAAGTAATCGATGAGAATTTTGAAGGATTCGGTAAACCTCAATGGATGACTGAGCAATAA
- a CDS encoding SEC-C domain-containing protein yields MVGRNDPCPCGSGKKYKKCHGKQETVSINDLVNEELFKVRQQFFSENPNQTHITEFRELQQEWQPHLMKSMAENDAQAFVIENFLFMKKPELWEEFLEKQIELAQRPTTKEVLGNWKDVKVFLGQYIKGDTEKAQFTDVFTGETLEMADQPPTDMENGQGLLAILLPDSRVGDKGVLFLNGYLTVVGEFTPFFEQLKAQIATENASQDESYLRDNYLTIVEQIVKYSTGRVEESIQLSPEHDSVMAELDKHIEKADFDEETVSNITSILNSYLVSQQPTVQKPEALVAGYWRFLQDHELVKGPMLSSKDLSEKFGVSSSTILKRSKEFSAYFEELLAKK; encoded by the coding sequence ATGGTAGGAAGAAATGATCCATGCCCATGCGGCAGTGGCAAGAAATACAAAAAATGTCACGGAAAACAAGAAACTGTATCTATCAACGATTTGGTGAATGAAGAACTATTCAAAGTACGTCAACAGTTCTTCTCGGAAAACCCAAATCAGACACATATTACTGAATTCCGTGAGTTACAACAAGAATGGCAGCCACATTTGATGAAATCAATGGCTGAAAACGATGCACAAGCATTTGTTATTGAGAATTTCCTGTTCATGAAAAAACCTGAACTATGGGAAGAGTTTTTAGAAAAACAAATTGAACTTGCTCAACGTCCAACAACAAAAGAAGTACTTGGAAATTGGAAAGACGTAAAAGTATTCCTTGGTCAATATATTAAAGGCGATACAGAAAAAGCTCAATTTACAGATGTTTTCACTGGTGAAACCCTTGAAATGGCAGATCAACCACCAACAGATATGGAAAACGGTCAAGGCTTATTAGCAATCCTTCTTCCAGATTCACGCGTTGGTGATAAAGGCGTTTTATTCTTGAACGGCTATTTAACAGTTGTTGGAGAATTTACTCCATTCTTCGAACAACTGAAAGCACAAATCGCTACTGAAAATGCTTCACAAGATGAAAGCTACTTGCGCGATAACTACTTAACCATTGTTGAACAAATTGTTAAGTACTCAACTGGCCGTGTAGAAGAAAGCATCCAGCTTTCTCCAGAACATGATTCTGTGATGGCTGAACTTGATAAGCATATCGAGAAAGCTGATTTTGATGAAGAAACAGTTAGCAATATTACAAGTATTTTAAATAGCTATCTCGTTAGCCAGCAACCAACTGTCCAAAAACCTGAAGCACTTGTAGCAGGATACTGGAGATTCTTACAGGATCACGAATTGGTGAAAGGCCCTATGCTCTCTTCAAAAGACTTAAGTGAAAAATTCGGTGTATCTTCAAGTACAATCTTGAAACGCTCTAAAGAATTCAGCGCTTATTTCGAAGAATTGTTAGCCAAAAAATAA
- a CDS encoding carbon-nitrogen family hydrolase has product MKIACVQMDIVFGEPEKNYQQVLNYLTEAADNGADTIVLPEMWNTGYALTELNTLADSTNRTVEMLKNFAKEKSVNIVGGSVSTEKNNGFYNTMYVVNKKGELVSEYDKAHRFGLMDEHIHLEEGDSLGTFKLDNVVYGGVICYDIRFPEWIRAQALNDAKLIFVSAEWPEPRIDHWRTLLQARAIENQCFIVGVNRIGSDPNNVFGGSTMVVAPWGEIRLDMKKEEGIGYVEIDLNEVEEVRKRIPVFDDRREKLYETFKI; this is encoded by the coding sequence ATGAAAATTGCATGTGTTCAGATGGATATTGTATTTGGGGAACCAGAAAAAAACTACCAGCAGGTATTGAACTATTTAACTGAAGCCGCTGACAATGGGGCAGATACGATAGTTTTGCCTGAAATGTGGAATACGGGTTATGCGCTAACAGAGCTCAACACATTGGCGGACAGTACAAACCGGACAGTAGAGATGTTGAAAAACTTTGCAAAAGAAAAATCGGTAAACATTGTTGGGGGTTCTGTTTCAACAGAGAAAAATAACGGTTTTTACAATACGATGTATGTCGTCAATAAAAAAGGTGAGCTTGTTTCTGAATATGATAAAGCACATCGTTTTGGATTGATGGATGAACATATTCATTTAGAAGAAGGCGATTCTCTTGGCACGTTTAAATTGGATAATGTCGTTTATGGCGGTGTTATTTGCTACGATATCCGTTTTCCTGAGTGGATTCGAGCGCAAGCATTGAACGATGCAAAGCTTATTTTTGTGTCTGCAGAATGGCCGGAGCCAAGAATTGATCATTGGCGTACGTTACTACAAGCTCGTGCGATTGAAAACCAATGTTTTATTGTTGGCGTTAACCGCATCGGCAGTGATCCGAACAACGTCTTTGGTGGCAGCACCATGGTAGTTGCTCCGTGGGGAGAAATTCGGTTAGACATGAAAAAAGAAGAAGGCATAGGTTATGTGGAAATTGATTTGAACGAAGTAGAAGAAGTTCGAAAACGAATTCCGGTATTCGACGATCGCCGCGAAAAATTATACGAAACATTCAAAATTTGA
- a CDS encoding OsmC family protein produces the protein MALHSFHLKANWPGLRNDVGEIETGNLKTHISIPPEMDGPGVGTNPDEMLLGAAATCYIITLAAMMERSKLEKQSLTMESEGIVEVEKGVITYKRIIHKPKLVLKGDATEKDLALAQKLAEKAESSCMITRAIKGNVEIELQADIQKEN, from the coding sequence ATGGCATTGCATAGCTTTCATTTAAAGGCGAATTGGCCAGGTCTTCGTAACGATGTAGGAGAAATTGAAACAGGTAATTTAAAAACACACATCTCGATCCCACCAGAAATGGACGGACCAGGAGTCGGTACGAATCCTGACGAGATGCTCTTAGGTGCAGCGGCGACGTGTTACATTATTACGCTTGCTGCCATGATGGAGCGTAGTAAATTAGAAAAACAATCGCTCACCATGGAGTCAGAAGGAATTGTCGAAGTTGAAAAAGGCGTCATTACGTACAAGCGTATTATTCATAAGCCTAAATTGGTGTTAAAAGGTGACGCGACAGAAAAGGACTTAGCGCTAGCGCAAAAGCTAGCAGAAAAAGCCGAAAGTTCATGCATGATTACACGTGCGATCAAAGGCAATGTGGAAATTGAGTTGCAGGCAGATATTCAAAAAGAAAACTAA
- a CDS encoding DUF421 domain-containing protein — translation MFEITLSSFIRIVTVGFLAYVGLVILLRVSGKRTLTKLNAFDLVVTVALGSTLSTILLNNSISLLEGMTAFGMLILLQYLMTLFSLHFDWFNNLIKSEPRLLYLDGNFLKSSMRKERIKEMEILQAIRNTGFGSTEKVKAVILETDGSLSVISSETGNALKHVNSEVDLNET, via the coding sequence ATGTTTGAAATCACACTCAGTAGTTTTATACGAATCGTTACAGTCGGATTTCTAGCTTATGTGGGACTTGTTATTTTACTTCGGGTGTCAGGTAAACGAACATTAACAAAATTAAATGCTTTTGACTTGGTCGTGACAGTGGCTTTAGGTTCGACCCTTTCGACTATATTACTCAACAATAGCATAAGTTTACTTGAAGGAATGACAGCATTTGGGATGCTCATTTTATTGCAATATTTGATGACTCTTTTTTCTCTTCATTTCGATTGGTTTAACAACTTGATTAAGTCAGAACCACGTCTTTTGTATTTAGATGGAAATTTCTTAAAAAGCTCTATGCGAAAAGAACGCATTAAAGAAATGGAAATTCTTCAAGCTATACGAAATACAGGATTTGGATCTACGGAAAAAGTAAAAGCAGTCATCCTCGAAACTGACGGTAGTTTATCAGTTATTAGTAGTGAAACAGGCAATGCGTTAAAGCACGTTAACTCAGAAGTAGATTTAAACGAGACCTAA
- a CDS encoding pyridoxal phosphate-dependent aminotransferase — protein MDFSNRLQNLPTQFFASLVAKTSKAIAEGRDVINLGQGNPDQPTPDHIVKALQTAVTDPKTHKYSPFRGISTLRQAAADFYKREYNVDIDPDLEVAIMCGTKIGLVELPLALLNSEDLLLLPNPGYPDYLSGAPLANIDFELMKLDPQKGYLPNFDELSESVRTRAKLMYLNYPNNPTGAVANKEFFDETVAFAKENNIAIVHDFAYGAIGFEGKKPTSFLQSEGAKEVGIEMYTLSKTYNMAGWRIGFAVGHPKMIEALNLIQDHLFAGLFPAVQLAAAEALNADQQCVDDLVNLYEKRRNVLVAECARIGWEITAPQGSFFAWLPIPKGFTSIEFADFLLEKADIAVAAGSGFGDGGEGFVRVGLLVDESRIVEAISRIEKLKLF, from the coding sequence ATGGACTTTTCTAACCGCTTGCAAAATTTACCGACTCAATTTTTTGCTTCTCTTGTTGCTAAAACAAGCAAAGCTATCGCTGAAGGACGTGATGTGATTAATCTTGGCCAAGGCAACCCTGATCAGCCAACACCCGATCATATCGTTAAAGCATTGCAAACTGCAGTGACCGATCCAAAAACGCATAAGTATTCACCTTTCCGCGGAATATCAACTTTACGTCAAGCAGCAGCGGATTTTTATAAACGCGAGTATAACGTAGATATCGACCCTGATTTAGAAGTCGCGATTATGTGCGGGACAAAAATTGGTTTGGTTGAATTGCCATTAGCATTATTAAACTCAGAGGACCTCTTATTACTGCCTAACCCAGGTTATCCTGATTATTTGTCCGGGGCACCATTAGCGAATATTGATTTTGAACTGATGAAACTTGATCCACAAAAAGGCTATTTGCCAAACTTTGATGAGTTATCGGAATCTGTTCGCACGCGCGCAAAATTAATGTATTTAAACTATCCAAATAACCCAACAGGTGCCGTAGCGAACAAAGAATTTTTCGACGAGACTGTTGCTTTTGCGAAAGAAAATAACATTGCCATTGTTCACGACTTTGCCTATGGAGCTATTGGTTTTGAAGGTAAAAAACCTACAAGTTTTTTACAGTCTGAAGGAGCAAAAGAAGTCGGTATTGAAATGTATACATTATCGAAAACGTACAATATGGCTGGCTGGCGCATTGGATTTGCCGTGGGGCATCCGAAAATGATTGAAGCATTAAATTTAATCCAAGATCATTTATTTGCTGGATTATTCCCTGCTGTTCAACTAGCTGCAGCTGAAGCGTTAAACGCCGATCAGCAATGTGTCGACGATTTAGTAAATCTCTATGAAAAACGCAGAAACGTACTCGTCGCCGAATGTGCACGTATTGGTTGGGAAATAACAGCTCCCCAAGGCTCATTCTTTGCTTGGTTACCGATTCCAAAAGGTTTTACGAGTATCGAATTTGCTGATTTCCTACTTGAAAAGGCAGATATTGCGGTAGCTGCCGGTAGTGGATTTGGTGATGGTGGAGAAGGCTTTGTCCGGGTTGGACTACTCGTTGACGAAAGTCGTATTGTTGAAGCAATCAGCCGTATTGAAAAACTAAAGTTATTTTAA
- a CDS encoding Fic/DOC family protein: MSKYQHASMYCYPGTDVLINLFDVEDEEKLKELEKVYSLFRLAELRLQKPADSLDVKAYLAIHQYILQDVYPFAGELRKEMISKGSSSFAHPKHIETQLLKIFNELKAENYLKKLPRNQLVSRLAYFLSELNALHPFREGNGRSIREFARQLLQNAGYQLEWGKVREPAEIINAFVDSFNKDNDRLEKLLSEIITP, encoded by the coding sequence ATGTCTAAGTATCAACATGCTTCAATGTATTGTTACCCCGGTACTGATGTATTGATCAATTTGTTTGATGTAGAAGATGAAGAAAAGCTGAAAGAATTGGAGAAAGTCTATTCTTTGTTCCGCCTTGCAGAACTGCGATTACAAAAGCCAGCAGACTCTTTAGATGTTAAAGCTTACTTGGCCATTCATCAATACATCCTTCAAGATGTCTATCCGTTTGCTGGAGAATTGAGAAAAGAAATGATTTCGAAAGGTTCTTCGTCTTTTGCTCATCCCAAACACATTGAAACACAGTTGCTTAAAATTTTTAACGAATTAAAAGCTGAGAACTACTTGAAAAAGTTGCCACGAAATCAGCTCGTTAGTCGACTAGCTTATTTTCTATCGGAATTGAATGCTTTGCATCCTTTTCGAGAAGGGAATGGGCGTAGTATTCGTGAATTTGCACGTCAATTGCTACAAAATGCAGGCTATCAGTTAGAGTGGGGAAAAGTACGTGAACCTGCAGAGATTATCAATGCGTTTGTTGACTCATTCAATAAAGACAATGATCGTTTAGAAAAATTGTTATCCGAAATTATTACGCCATGA
- a CDS encoding carbohydrate kinase family protein has product MKKNKYILTYGDAFVDYIATDTTNTSFNRHLGGATVNVAAGVSRLGIPSHFITITGDDETSTFVRNELVREGVDLTHAITVPEKRVSGVYIHLTPEFDRVFASYVNETPDLQVTETQLNTKSFEQASGFHFCSGTLFHPEARATTRKAIELSKEHNVICSYDVNIRPLRWESEGHCRQIVMKFLPTADIIKLTTEELAFLMKTDSLEEGIERLSGNAIPLVFVTDGENGTYAVFQDQTIHVPVIPVQPVDTTGAGDAFMAGIIRHVYLNGFPKTQQDVIECADFGNRMGALCATKAGALTAMPRIEEMKDGREV; this is encoded by the coding sequence ATGAAAAAAAATAAGTACATACTCACATATGGAGATGCGTTTGTAGATTATATCGCTACAGACACTACTAACACCTCATTTAATCGCCATCTCGGCGGAGCTACAGTAAATGTAGCTGCAGGCGTTAGTCGGTTAGGCATACCTTCACACTTCATCACCATCACGGGGGACGATGAGACCTCTACTTTTGTACGCAATGAATTGGTAAGAGAAGGGGTCGATTTAACACACGCAATTACGGTGCCTGAAAAAAGAGTCAGTGGCGTTTATATTCATTTGACGCCTGAGTTTGATCGAGTATTTGCTTCGTATGTGAATGAAACTCCGGATCTTCAAGTGACGGAAACACAATTAAACACCAAATCTTTTGAGCAAGCTAGTGGCTTTCATTTTTGTTCAGGAACTCTTTTTCATCCAGAGGCGAGGGCGACCACACGAAAGGCGATTGAACTGTCAAAAGAGCATAATGTTATTTGTTCCTATGACGTGAACATTCGACCACTGCGCTGGGAAAGCGAAGGACATTGCCGTCAAATTGTTATGAAATTTTTACCTACAGCCGATATCATTAAGCTAACAACAGAAGAGCTTGCATTTTTAATGAAAACAGATTCACTCGAAGAGGGAATTGAACGATTATCTGGCAATGCGATTCCGTTGGTTTTTGTAACTGATGGTGAAAATGGTACTTATGCGGTTTTTCAAGACCAAACAATCCATGTGCCGGTTATTCCTGTACAACCTGTCGATACGACAGGAGCGGGAGATGCATTTATGGCAGGGATTATTCGTCACGTCTATTTAAACGGATTCCCTAAAACACAGCAGGACGTCATAGAGTGTGCTGACTTTGGGAATCGAATGGGAGCTCTTTGCGCGACGAAAGCAGGTGCTTTAACAGCGATGCCGCGTATTGAAGAGATGAAAGATGGGAGAGAAGTGTAA
- a CDS encoding GNAT family N-acetyltransferase, protein MEISIRQALPGDAKKVAPLIINAIGKIANHMTAEKDSVTVREKVEDMVRGENTRHSYHYTYVATLAGDIVGILVLYHGNQAEVLDRYLMEQLKKQGHERIFEPEAHLDEWYIDTVSIDPPYQGQGIGSKLLDYAEELVSSSGNSKLSLNVDVDKEGAIRLYKRLGYSIAEPWMIIGEPFHHMVKIIS, encoded by the coding sequence TTGGAAATCAGTATACGACAGGCACTTCCTGGCGATGCAAAAAAAGTCGCACCTCTTATTATCAACGCTATCGGTAAAATTGCAAACCATATGACCGCAGAAAAAGATTCTGTAACCGTACGCGAAAAAGTTGAAGATATGGTGCGTGGAGAAAATACACGTCATAGTTACCACTATACATATGTAGCCACTTTAGCCGGGGACATTGTAGGCATTTTAGTTCTTTATCATGGCAACCAAGCAGAAGTTTTAGACCGTTATTTGATGGAGCAATTGAAAAAGCAAGGACATGAGCGAATATTTGAACCTGAAGCGCATCTAGACGAATGGTATATCGACACTGTTTCAATCGACCCTCCTTATCAAGGACAAGGAATTGGCTCAAAACTACTTGATTACGCAGAAGAACTTGTATCATCTAGTGGAAATAGTAAGCTTTCGCTCAACGTCGATGTGGACAAGGAAGGGGCTATTCGTCTTTACAAACGTCTCGGGTATTCTATTGCTGAACCGTGGATGATTATTGGCGAGCCTTTCCATCACATGGTGAAAATCATTTCTTAA